One Baekduia alba genomic window, GCAGGACCTCAACATCGACCACTTCCTGACGCTCGAGGAGACGCTGGACTTCCACGGCGGCTACTTCGGGATGCCCAAGCGCGAGCGGCGCGAGCGCATCGCCGAGCTGCTTGAGGCGTTCTCGCTGACGTCCAAGAAGGACGACCGGACCCGCACGCTGAGCGGCGGCATGAAGCGCCGGCTGATCCTGGCCCGCGCGCTGATGCACCGGCCGCGGCTGCTGATCCTCGACGAGCCGACGGCGGGCGTCGACGTCGAGCTGCGCCTGGAGCTGTGGCACTACGTCCAGCGCATCAACGCGGAGGGCACGACGATCCTGCTCACCACGCACTACCTCGAAGAGGCCGAGCAGCTGTGCGACAAGATCGCCTTCATCAACGGCGGTGAGATCGTCGCGCAGGGGTCCAGCGGGGAGCTGGCGGCGCGCTACGGCGTGTCGGGCCTGGAGGACGCCTACCTGGAACTGGTGGGGCGCAAGGAGCTGTCGCGCGGCGGGGCGGCCGGCGCCGTCTCGGAGCTGTCGGCGTGACCGCCGGCCAGATCCGGTTCTTCTCGCTGCTGCGCCGCGAGGTCAACCGCTTCATGAAGATCAAGCGCCAGACCGTCGGCGCGCCGCTGCTCGAGACGTTCCTGTACATCTCGGTCTTCGGCGCGGCGCTGGGCTCGCGCGTGGGGGAGCTGCACGGCGTCGACTACGTGGTCTTCGTCGTGCCCGGCCTGATCATGATGGCCTGGGCGATGAACGCATTCTCCAACAACTCGTCGTCGATCCTCCAGCAGAAGTTCCAGCGCGCGATCGACGACCAGCTGTCGTCGCCGGCGTCGCCGCTGGAGCTGCTGCTGGCCTTCACGCTCGGCGGGTTCCTGCGCGGGATGCTCGTCGCGACGCTGACCTTCTGCGCGGCCAGCATCCTGGTGTCGATCCCGGTCGACCACGTCCTGGTGCTGGTCCCCGCGCTGTTCCTGGTGGGCTTCTTCTTCGCGCAGCTCGGCGTCCTGGTCGGCGTGCGCGCCGAGCAGTTCGACGACGTGTCGTTCGCGCAGACGTTCGTGCTCCAGCCGCTGCTGTTCCTCGGCGGCGTGTTCTACAGCGCGTCGCTGCTGCCCCAGCCGTTCGAGACGCTGACCCACATCAACCCGATCTACTACATGATCTCGCTGGTCCGCTACGGGTTCCTGGGGTACTCGGAGACGAACATCGCGCTCTCGCTGCTGTTCCTCTTCGCGGCGACGGCCGCGCTGTTCCTGGTCAACCACCGGCTGTTCGTGCGCGGCTACCGCCTGCGCGCCTAGCGCAACCGTTCGGTTGCGTGTAGCGTGGGCGGCATGACGGCCGCCCGCGAGGACCTGCTGCGCACCATCTACGCCGCGTTCAACGCGCGCGACATCGACGCGGTGCTGGCGGCGCTGGCCCCCGACGTCGACTGGCCCAACGCCTGGGAGGGCGGACGCGTCGCCGGTCACGAGGGCGTGCGCGGCTACTGGACGCGGCAGTGGGCGGCGATCGACCCGTCGGTCGAGCCGGCCGGCTTCACCGGGCGCCCGGACGGACGGCTGGCCGTGGACGTCGCGCAGGTGGCGCGCTCGTTGGACGGCGAGCTGCTCGGCGAGGGTCGGGTCGTCCACGTGTACGCCTTCGACGACGCGACCGGCCTCGTGACGCGGATGGACGTCGAGGAGGAGGGCTAGGCGGTCAGCGCCGGGCCCGGCTCGACGTCGACCGCGTCGCCGCGCAGGAGCTCACCGCAGCAGGCGCAGCGGACCTCGGCGTGGGTGAGCTGGCCGCAGTCGCGGTGGCGCAGCAGGACGGGCGGCCCGGCGTCGCCGGCGGCGTGCTTGTCGCCCCAGGCCGTCATCGCCATCAGGATGGCGCACAGCTCGCCGCCCTTCTCGGTCAGGACGTACTCGTGGCGCAGCGGGCGCAGCGAGTACGCGCGGCGCTCCAGCACGCCCTGCTCCACGAGCCACTTCAGGCGCTCGGTCAGCACCTTGGTCGAGATGCCGAGGTCGGCCTGGATCTGGTCGAAGCGCGTGATGCCGACCCAGACGTCGCGCACGATCAGCGGCGACCACGGCTCGCCGACGACGTCGAGGGTCCGGGCGATCGAGCACACCATGTCGCCGAAGCGTGTCCGCTGCATGGGGCGACATCATAGCTTCCTTCAAGGAAGTGACTCTGGTACCGTCGCCTCATGACCCCTCTTCCCCCGATCGTGTCCACCGAGGAGCTCGAGACCGAGCGCGCCGCGCTGCTCGAGGAGGAGAAGGCGCTGACGCACCGGCTCGACGCGCTGGCCGCCCGCCGGCGCCGGCTGCCGATGACGCCCGTCGCGCAGGCCGACACCTACACCTTCCACGGCCCGGAGGGCGACGTGGGGCTCCTCGACCTGTTCGACGGCCGCCGGCAGCTGGTCGTCTACCACTTCATGTTCCCGCCGGGCCAGGCCGAGCCGTGCGTCGGCTGCTCGACGTTCACGGACAACATCGCCGGCCTCGAGCACCTGCGCGCCCGCGACACCAACCTGGTGCTGATCGCCCGCGCGCCGCTCGACGAGCTGCTGGCCTATCGCGAGCGGATGGGTTGGACGGTGCCGTTCTACTCGTCGGAGGGCAGCGCGTTCAACGCCGACTTCGGCGTCACGCGCGACGAGCGGGACGGCTTCAAGCTCAGCGTCCTGCTGCGCGACGGCGACGCCGTCTACCGCACCTACTGGACGACGTCGCGCGGCGTCGACCGCCTGCGCTTCGACTTCAACATCCTGGACCTGACGCCCTACGGCCGCCAGGAGGCGTGGGAGGACTCGCCGGACGGCTGGCCGCAGACGCCGACGATGGGCTGGCTGCGCCGGCACGACGAGTACGCGGACGCCGTGCGATGAGCGTCGCGGTCGACGACGACGTCCGCGCGCTGATCGAGGACGCCAACCTCGCGCACATCGCGACGATCCTGCCCGACGGCGCGCCGCACGCGGTCCCGGTCTGGATCGGGATGGACGGCGACCGCATCGTCTTCATCACCGACCCGCGCTCGGTCAAGGCCCGCAACGTCGCGCGCGACCCGCGCGTCGCGCTGTCGATCGTCCCCGCCGACCGCCCCAACGTGATGGCCCACGTCCGCGGCCGCGTGGTCGCGACGATCGACGGCGAGGAGGGCTGGGCGATCGTCGACCGGCTCTCGCAGCAGTACCTCGGCACCGACTACCCGCTGCGGACCGGCCGCGTCGCGTACGTCGTCGAGCCCGACCGGGCCTTCGCCCAGGCGTTCTAGCTAGCGCGCGGGCGTGGCGCCGACGGCGTCGGAGGTCAGCACCGGCGCCGGCAGCGGATCGACCGTCTTGTAGCGGTAGGTCCCGCGCCGGTGGTGCAGGTCGAGCGTCTTGACGAACGTGCCGTGGACGTCGGTGCGCAGCTTGGCGACGGTCACCCACGCGCCGGTCGGCGACGCCCGCTGGAGCGCGACGGCGTGGAAGCGCCCCGGCCGGACCTGGCCCCAGAAGCGCACGAGCGGCGCGCGCGTCGCGACATCGGCGACGAACGGGTGCTGGAAGCCCGCCAGCGCCGGCTTGGGCCTGCCGTTGCTGAACAGCAGCCCCGACTGCCAGCCCGCGTACTTCTTGCGGCCCGACCCGACCGACTTGACGGGCTCGTCCTGCCACTCGTACTGGACGAGCGTCCGGACACGCGGATCGCGCCAGGCGATGTAGGCGGCCTCCTGCAGCCAGCGCGACTGGCGCGCCGGCGGGATGCCGTCGTAGGGATCGGGCGGCGAGGTCTGGTAGCCGAGCTCGGTCAGGTGCAGCGGCGTGTGCGCGCCGGTCGGCGTCGTGAAGCCGCGGGCGCGCTGCACGGCGTCGAGCGTGTCCTCCAGCTTGCGCAGGTCGGCGATGGCGGCGTCGTCGCTGCGCGGCGACGGCGTGCTCGGCGAGGCCTTGATCGCGTGCGGGTGGTAGGCGAAGCCGTCGATGCGCGCGGGCTGGAAGCCGCGGCAGCGGCCGGTGCGGATCGGCTCGAGCTGGTCGTCGACGCAGCCGAACGCGCGGATGAACGCGAGCGGGCGCAGCGGGCGGTTGCGCCGCAGCGGGTCGGCGCCGCGCGGCGCGAGCGTTCCGGCGATCACCTGCGCGCCGGGGTCGGCCTGGTGGATCGCGGGGTAGGCGGCGCGGACGAGCTGGCGGTAGGTGTGCGGCGCGACCGGGGTGCACGTGCGCCCGGGCGTCGGGCACTCCTGCTGGGGCTGGAGCCACAGCGGCTGGTTGGGCTCGTTCCACACCAGGTACTGGTTGGCGACGCGGCCGTAGCGGCGCGCGACCGCGGTCGCGAACTGCCCGAACTTCGTCGCGTCGGGCTGGTAGCGCGGGTTGCCGAGCGACGGCACGCGGCTGGACCACAGCGGCCCGGAGCCCGTGACCTCGAGGATCGGCGTCATGTGGTTGGCGACGACCAGCCCGATCGCGCGGTCGGTGACCGACCAGCTGTACTGCGGGTCGTCGGGGTTGCGCGCGTCGAAGCCGAACGGCTGGGTCGGCGCGAGCGGCCCGGGCGCGATCGCGACCCAGCGGACCTGGATGCGGACGGTGTCGATGCCGGCGGCGGCCCACTGGGCCGCCACGCCGGGCGCGCGCTCGGGCGAGTAGAGCAGGATGCCGTCGTCGGAGATCCCGGTCTGCAGCTGCGGCGCGGCGGAGGCGGGCGCGGCGGCGAAGGTCAGCAGCGCGAGGAGTGCCGCCGCGAGCGGGACACAGGACCGGGAGGGCACGCGCAGCATCCTGCCACGCGCGCCCGACCGGATCGCTGCCGGCGGGTCCTACTTGGCCGCGGCGTACCGCTCGGCGACCTTGGCCCAGTTGACGGTGTTCCACCAGGCCTTGAGGTAGTCCGGGCGCTTGTTCTGGTACTTGAGGTAGTACGCGTGCTCCCAGACGTCGTTGCCCAGCAGCGGCACCTGACCCTCGAGGATCGGGCTGTCCTGGTTGGACGTCTTGGTGAGCTTGAGCGCGCCGCCGTCGAGGACGAGCCAGGTCCAGCCGGAGCCGAACTGCGTCACGCCGTTGTCCTCGAACTTGGCCTGGAAGTCGGCGAAGGAGCCGAAGGCCGTGGTGATCGCGTCGGCCAGCTCACCGGTCGGCTCGCCGCCGCCGTCCGGGCTCATGTTCTCCCAGAAGAGCGTGTGGTTGGCGTGGCCGCCGGCCTGGTTGCGCAGCGGCGTCTGCTTGTCGGCGGGCAGCGACGACAGGTTCGCGAGCAGCTCCTCCACCGGCTTGTCCTCGTAGCCGGTGCCCTCGAGCGCGGCGTTGGCCTTGTCGACGTACGCCTGATGGTGCTTGTCGTGGTGGAGCTTCATCGTCGCTTCGTCGATGTGCGGCTCCAGCGCGTCGTACGCGTAGGGCAGATCAGGCACGGAGTAGGGCATGGGTCTCCTTGGTTCGGGTCGGGGTCGAGTCCTCCGTGAAACATATCCCTCCCTCGATCCGTTCCCACCTGCACAATGCCTCACCTGATGCACGGACGCACGATCGCGCTCGCCGGAGCGCTCACAACCCTTGCCCTCGCCGCCACGCCGGCCGCCGGGGCGCGGGCCATCACGCCGGGTCAGGCCGCGGACGCCGACGGCGTCGTCGTGAGCTGGAAGGTCCAGACCGCGACGCCGCAGACCGTGCGCCTGCGGACGATCCAGCCGACCACCGGCCCGACGTTGACGACCGCCGAGAGCGACCCGGTCTCGCTGAGCGCGACGCAGGCGATCGCCGCCCGTCTGCCCATCGCGGCCGGTGGGCGGATCGAGCTGGAGGGCGAGACCGGCTCGCCGACCGTGACCGCGGAGGTCGAGCCCGACACCGACGGCGACGCCTACGGCGATACCACGCAGGACGCCTGCCCGGGCGACTACGCCGACCACGCCGCGCCCTGCGACGCGACCGCGACGCTCGGCAGCCCGCTGACGCTCGCGCCCGACGGCGCGTACCTCGCGGGCGGGACGCTCGGCGTCGAGGCCCTCCAGCAGGCCGCGCCCGGCGCCACCGCCGCGGCGCCGGCGACCTCCGCCGGCGTCCTCACGCACTGGCGCTTCCGGGCCTGGGCCGGCTTCCCGGCCGGCGACACCGTCCTGCAGCTGCTGCGCCCGGCCGCGAGCGGCGACGGCTACGTCGTGGCCGCCGAGACCGCGACGGTGCACGTCACCTCCACCGCCGTCGTCGACCTCCCGGCGCAGCTCGCCGTGCGCCCCGGCGACCGGCTGGCGGCGCGCTCGGTGCCGCGCGGCGGCGACGCCTACCTCGGGGCGTTCGCGCGGCGCGTAGGCGACGCCGTCGCGTTCACCGGCGCCCCGCCGGCGACGGCCGGCCAGGTCTTCACGCCCGACGCCACCACGCCCGACCTGCGGCTCCTCGTGCAGGCCGACGTCGAGCCCGACCTCGACGGCGACGGCCGCGGCGACGTGAGCCAGGACCACGCCGACGTCGCGCTCACCGGCAGCGCGCCGGCCGCCGTCGGCACGCAGGACACGTTGAGCCACACCTACACCATCATCAACCGGGGCCCGGACACCGCCGCCGGCCTGCGCCTGACCATCAGAGGCGCCGCGGGCGTCACGCCCGACACGCCGGCCGGCGCCACCTGCGCCGGCAACCGCGCGCTCGGCACGGCGACGTGCACCCTGGCCGCGCTGGCGCCCGACGCGTCGATCGCGGTCGTGCAGCCGATCGTCGGCGCCGCGATCGGGACCGTGACGACGACCGCGACCGTCACCGCCGGGACCGGCGACCCCGACACCTTCAACAACTCCGCGACGCTGAGCACCGACGTCCACGGCTACGCGCCGAGCATCCCGGCCCCGCAGCCGTTCCGCATCGTCGTCTGCGGCAACGTGATCCGCGGGACCCGTGACGACGACGCCCTGCGCGGCACCGTCTTCGGCGACCGCCTGGTCGGCAACGACGGCGACGACCTGCTCAAGGGCAACGGCGGCGACGACTGCCTGGAGGGCGGCAGCGGCAGCGACGTCCTCGACGGCGGGGACGGCAACGACCGGCTCGCCGGCTCCTCGGGCGCCGACCGGCTCACCGGCGGGGCGGGCGCCGACCGGCTCACCGGCGGCAAGGGCAACGACACGCTCAGCGGCGGGCCGGGCAACGACCTGCTGTCGCCCGGCGACGGCAAGGACGCGATCGCCGCCGGCAGCGGCAACGACACCGTCAACGCGGTCGACGGCGTGCGCGAGACCGTCGACTGCGGCGCCGGCAGGGACACGGTCCGCGCCGACAAGCGCGACCGCCTGGCGCACTGCGAGAAGGTCACGCGCCGGTAGCCGCGCGGGAGTCGGTTCGAGCCGGCGCGCTTCCGTGGCGCGCCGGCCCGTATCGTCCGCTCCATGCGCATGAGCCAGCTCTTCCTGCCGACCGAGCGTCAGCCCCCCGCTGACGCCGAGGCGCTCTCGCACAAGCTGATGGTCCGTGCCGGGCTGGTCCGTCAGCTCGGCTCCGGCCTGTGGACGTGGCTGCCGGCGGGCTGGCGCGTCCACCAGCGGGTCGTGCAGATCGTGCGCGAGGAGATCGACGCGATCGGCGGCCAGGAGCTGCTGATGCCGGTCCTGCAGCCGGCCGAGCTGTGGAAGCGCTCGGGCCGCTACGACGCGATCGGCGACGAGCTGTTTCGCCTCCAGGACCGCAGGGGCGCCGACATGGTGCTCGCGATGACCAACGAGGAGGCCGTGACCTACCACGCCGCCCAGGTCGTCCGCTCCTACCGCGACCTGCCGTTCATCCTGTACCACTTCCAGATCAAGGAGCGCGACGAGCCGCGGCCCCGCGCCGGCGTCCTGCGCACGCGCGAGTTCATCATGAAGGACTCGTACTCCTTCGACCGCGACGAGGACGGGCTGGCCGCCAGCTACGACCGCCACCGCGAGGCCTACGCGCGCATCTACGACCGCTGCGGCCTGGACTGGTACGAGATCCAGTCCGACGTCGGGATGATGGGCGGGACGAAGGCGCACGAGTACATGGCGCCCTGTCCCGCCGGCGAGGACGACGTCGTCCTGGGCACCAACGGCTACGCCGCCAACCTGGAGATCGCGACCGCCGATCCCCAGCCCGCCGCACCGCTGCCGGCCGCGATCACGGGCACGTTCGAGACGCCCGGCCACACGACGATCGAGGCGGTCGCCGGCGGCCTCGGCATCCCCGCGGGCAACCTGCTCAAGGCCTTCCCCGTCGTCACCGAGAAGCGCGGCATGGTCGTGGTCGTCGTGCGCGGTGACCACCGCGTCGGCGAGACCAAGCTCGCCAACGCGCTGGGCGAGCCGTTCCGCCCCGCCCAGGAGGACGAGCTGCCCGGGCCCGCCGGCTTCCTCGGGCCGCAGGGCCTGGACGGCGTCGAGGTGCTCTACGACGAGGCGATCGCGCCCGGCCGCTACGTGGTCGGCGCGAACATGCCCGGGCACCACACGGTCTTCGACTACGAGGGCGGCGACACCGCCGACATCCGCCTGGCCGAGCTCGGCGACACGATCGGCGGCGCCGCGGTCCGCATCGAGCCCGCGATCGAGGTCGGCAACATCTTCCAGCTCGGCACGCGCTACTCCGAGCCGCTCGGGCTGACCTACTCCGACGACGGCGGCAAGGAGCACCCCGTCGTGATGGGGTGCTACGGCATCGGCCCCGCGCGCATCGCCGCGGCCGCCGTCGAGCAGTTCGCCGACGAGCGCGGGATCGCGTGGCCGAAGGCGCTCGCGCCGTTCGACATCGAGATCGTCGCGCTGGGCAAGCCCGGCTCGCAGGAGCAGGAGGCGGCCGCGCGCGTCTACGAGGAGCTCAAGGCGGTCGGCTTCGACGTGCTGCTCGACGACCGCGGCGCCGGCCCGGGCGAGAAGTTCGCCGACGCCGAGCTGCTCGGCGCGCCGCTGCGGCTGACGATCGGCAAGCGCTCGCTGGACGCCGGCGCCGCCGAGGCGCAGATCCGCCGCGGCCAGGTCGACGTCGAGGGCGGGATCCCGCTCGCGGAGGCCGCGGAGGCGGTCCAGAAGCTGTGGCCGACGATCCCGTAGAGCCCCAGCCCCAGCAGCGCGCGTGGAGCAACCCGCGGCTGACGTTCCGGCGCCTCTTCGGGCTGGACCGCTCCGGCCCGCCGCCGCCGCAGACGCTCAGCGGCGCGCCGTGGAACGTGTGGACGATCCCGAACGCGATCGGGTTCGTCCGGCTGGCGCTGCTCGTCCCGATGCTGGTCCTCGGCCTGTCGTCCGACGACGGCACCGACGCGCTGCCGGCGATCCTCTTCGCGGTCGTCGCGTGGAGCGACTACGCCGACGGCATCGCCGCCCGCGTCACCGGCCAGTACAGCCGCTTCGGCGCGCTGCTGGACCCGATCGTCGACCGCCTGCTCGTGATCTGCGGCGTCGTCATCTGCTGGAAGTTCGAGACGCTGCCGCGCTGGGGGATCGCGATCCTGATCGCCCGCGAGCTCTACCTGCTGGTCGCGGGCCGGCTCGCGCTGCGGCGCGGGATCGAGCTGAAGATCAACTGGTGGGGCCGCTGGGGCGTGTGGCCGACGATGAGCGCGATCTTCTTCGCGATGGCCGGCCTGGATACTGTGGCGCACGTGCTGTTCTACGTCGGTCTGGCGCTCTCTTTGATGGCGGCCGTCGTCTACACGCGCGACGCGCTGTCCGCAACGCGGGCTGCACCCTCAAGTTGAGCTTGAGCGGCGGCCCGCCGCTGCTATTCTCGCCCCGGCCCGCCCTCAGGAGGAGAAGGACCCCTTATGGACACGTTCCCCGATCTCGGCTCGCTCTCGGACCAGGAGCTGAAGGACCTCATCCAGCAGCTGACCGAGGAGGAGGTCGACATCTCCTACCGCCGTCGCATCCTGCACGGCAAGATCGACATCTTGCGCGCAGAGCTGGTCAACCGCCTGCGCAAGCGCCACGAGGGCGGCGAGGAGGTCATCACCGGTGCGGACGTGCAGCGCCTGACCGACATCCTCGCGGGCCGCGCCTCCGGCGACGAACCGGCGAGCGAGTAGCGCGAACGGAGGTACGGCGCATGGCCCGCCAATGCCCCGAGTGCGGGTTCACGAACGCCGAGGGCGCGAACTACTGCCAGCGGTGCGGCGCGTTCATCGGCCAGCCGGACGAGGCGGTGGCGCCCGAGTCGTCCACCGCGACCTATCGCATCGACGAGACGGGTGAGCTCGTGCCGGTCGAGATCGAAGACGTCGTCGCCCAGGGCGGCGGCGCCGCGCTGGTGGTGCGCGCCGGTGGCGGCCGCGTGGGCGAGAGCTTCCCGCTCGACCACGACCGCATG contains:
- a CDS encoding proline--tRNA ligase, giving the protein MSQLFLPTERQPPADAEALSHKLMVRAGLVRQLGSGLWTWLPAGWRVHQRVVQIVREEIDAIGGQELLMPVLQPAELWKRSGRYDAIGDELFRLQDRRGADMVLAMTNEEAVTYHAAQVVRSYRDLPFILYHFQIKERDEPRPRAGVLRTREFIMKDSYSFDRDEDGLAASYDRHREAYARIYDRCGLDWYEIQSDVGMMGGTKAHEYMAPCPAGEDDVVLGTNGYAANLEIATADPQPAAPLPAAITGTFETPGHTTIEAVAGGLGIPAGNLLKAFPVVTEKRGMVVVVVRGDHRVGETKLANALGEPFRPAQEDELPGPAGFLGPQGLDGVEVLYDEAIAPGRYVVGANMPGHHTVFDYEGGDTADIRLAELGDTIGGAAVRIEPAIEVGNIFQLGTRYSEPLGLTYSDDGGKEHPVVMGCYGIGPARIAAAAVEQFADERGIAWPKALAPFDIEIVALGKPGSQEQEAAARVYEELKAVGFDVLLDDRGAGPGEKFADAELLGAPLRLTIGKRSLDAGAAEAQIRRGQVDVEGGIPLAEAAEAVQKLWPTIP
- a CDS encoding PPOX class F420-dependent oxidoreductase; the protein is MSVAVDDDVRALIEDANLAHIATILPDGAPHAVPVWIGMDGDRIVFITDPRSVKARNVARDPRVALSIVPADRPNVMAHVRGRVVATIDGEEGWAIVDRLSQQYLGTDYPLRTGRVAYVVEPDRAFAQAF
- a CDS encoding superoxide dismutase yields the protein MPYSVPDLPYAYDALEPHIDEATMKLHHDKHHQAYVDKANAALEGTGYEDKPVEELLANLSSLPADKQTPLRNQAGGHANHTLFWENMSPDGGGEPTGELADAITTAFGSFADFQAKFEDNGVTQFGSGWTWLVLDGGALKLTKTSNQDSPILEGQVPLLGNDVWEHAYYLKYQNKRPDYLKAWWNTVNWAKVAERYAAAK
- a CDS encoding winged helix-turn-helix transcriptional regulator, which translates into the protein MQRTRFGDMVCSIARTLDVVGEPWSPLIVRDVWVGITRFDQIQADLGISTKVLTERLKWLVEQGVLERRAYSLRPLRHEYVLTEKGGELCAILMAMTAWGDKHAAGDAGPPVLLRHRDCGQLTHAEVRCACCGELLRGDAVDVEPGPALTA
- a CDS encoding CDP-alcohol phosphatidyltransferase family protein, translating into MADDPVEPQPQQRAWSNPRLTFRRLFGLDRSGPPPPQTLSGAPWNVWTIPNAIGFVRLALLVPMLVLGLSSDDGTDALPAILFAVVAWSDYADGIAARVTGQYSRFGALLDPIVDRLLVICGVVICWKFETLPRWGIAILIARELYLLVAGRLALRRGIELKINWWGRWGVWPTMSAIFFAMAGLDTVAHVLFYVGLALSLMAAVVYTRDALSATRAAPSS
- a CDS encoding DUF899 domain-containing protein, which encodes MTPLPPIVSTEELETERAALLEEEKALTHRLDALAARRRRLPMTPVAQADTYTFHGPEGDVGLLDLFDGRRQLVVYHFMFPPGQAEPCVGCSTFTDNIAGLEHLRARDTNLVLIARAPLDELLAYRERMGWTVPFYSSEGSAFNADFGVTRDERDGFKLSVLLRDGDAVYRTYWTTSRGVDRLRFDFNILDLTPYGRQEAWEDSPDGWPQTPTMGWLRRHDEYADAVR
- a CDS encoding ABC transporter ATP-binding protein; this encodes MAPALQISGLVKRYPTGTEALKGVDLTIGAGEFFGLLGPNGAGKSTLIHCTTGLASPTAGAISVFGHDAIHDYGDARLAVGLAPQDLNIDHFLTLEETLDFHGGYFGMPKRERRERIAELLEAFSLTSKKDDRTRTLSGGMKRRLILARALMHRPRLLILDEPTAGVDVELRLELWHYVQRINAEGTTILLTTHYLEEAEQLCDKIAFINGGEIVAQGSSGELAARYGVSGLEDAYLELVGRKELSRGGAAGAVSELSA
- a CDS encoding nuclear transport factor 2 family protein, coding for MTAAREDLLRTIYAAFNARDIDAVLAALAPDVDWPNAWEGGRVAGHEGVRGYWTRQWAAIDPSVEPAGFTGRPDGRLAVDVAQVARSLDGELLGEGRVVHVYAFDDATGLVTRMDVEEEG
- a CDS encoding calcium-binding protein; this translates as MHGRTIALAGALTTLALAATPAAGARAITPGQAADADGVVVSWKVQTATPQTVRLRTIQPTTGPTLTTAESDPVSLSATQAIAARLPIAAGGRIELEGETGSPTVTAEVEPDTDGDAYGDTTQDACPGDYADHAAPCDATATLGSPLTLAPDGAYLAGGTLGVEALQQAAPGATAAAPATSAGVLTHWRFRAWAGFPAGDTVLQLLRPAASGDGYVVAAETATVHVTSTAVVDLPAQLAVRPGDRLAARSVPRGGDAYLGAFARRVGDAVAFTGAPPATAGQVFTPDATTPDLRLLVQADVEPDLDGDGRGDVSQDHADVALTGSAPAAVGTQDTLSHTYTIINRGPDTAAGLRLTIRGAAGVTPDTPAGATCAGNRALGTATCTLAALAPDASIAVVQPIVGAAIGTVTTTATVTAGTGDPDTFNNSATLSTDVHGYAPSIPAPQPFRIVVCGNVIRGTRDDDALRGTVFGDRLVGNDGDDLLKGNGGDDCLEGGSGSDVLDGGDGNDRLAGSSGADRLTGGAGADRLTGGKGNDTLSGGPGNDLLSPGDGKDAIAAGSGNDTVNAVDGVRETVDCGAGRDTVRADKRDRLAHCEKVTRR
- a CDS encoding ABC transporter permease; amino-acid sequence: MTAGQIRFFSLLRREVNRFMKIKRQTVGAPLLETFLYISVFGAALGSRVGELHGVDYVVFVVPGLIMMAWAMNAFSNNSSSILQQKFQRAIDDQLSSPASPLELLLAFTLGGFLRGMLVATLTFCAASILVSIPVDHVLVLVPALFLVGFFFAQLGVLVGVRAEQFDDVSFAQTFVLQPLLFLGGVFYSASLLPQPFETLTHINPIYYMISLVRYGFLGYSETNIALSLLFLFAATAALFLVNHRLFVRGYRLRA
- a CDS encoding FHA domain-containing protein, with product MARQCPECGFTNAEGANYCQRCGAFIGQPDEAVAPESSTATYRIDETGELVPVEIEDVVAQGGGAALVVRAGGGRVGESFPLDHDRMTIGRRPDSDVFLDDVTVSRDHALVVKRGDEFHLDDLGSLNGTYVNRRRIESHHLADGDELQVGKYKLTFLSR